The nucleotide sequence CACATTCCTTCTCTTTCTCTATCTTTCCTTTTATGATATGTGTACTTTGTTATTGCTTCATTTACTACCGACATGACTCCAACCTATTAGGGCTTTATCTGAATAATGTTagttattttctctcattttctttgCTTCTTCTTATTCTTGGAACTTATAAAGGGTCTTGTCAATTCTATCATTCTCTTTTGTATacttacaaatataaatattctcTTTAGCTTCATTTTCATGTCTTCTTCTACTAATAAGCTAtggaaattgaagtttttgttttcatgtttatttttcaCTTCAGCTCCTCTTTTTTGATGTTGATGCTGAAGATTGAATAAAAACTGAGGTGGTATGTATGAGAACAAGAACATTTTTCATTCATCtctgttatttgaacatctaaatTTTAAACAACTATCGCGACAATTTTTTAAGTGGTTGAAGTATTTTAAATAGGTGGTTAATTAAATTAAGTAGATAGTTAATTGATATATCAGGTGtcaaaactcattaaccatCAACATAACTTCATTAGCCATGAATTTTTGACGTGATTAACCAAATATTGTAGATGCTCAATTACATGTAGATTTGATGGAGTTGTCCACAATTTCTCATATATCTATTAACTAATAACCATCTACCGAATATAATTAACCATATATTAGAATATCATTAACCTCTAAAACAGTTGTCACGAAAGTTGGTTGTACAaaaatcatttctattttttacgCCACTAGTTCTCTTGTTATTTCTCTTTGTTGgaaagttgttgtttttaacTTTGAGCTTAGTCTTATTAATTAACTTGTAATGGTAACAACATTTTTCTATCTTTGTTTGAAGGAAGTAGTTACTGTGTCAACTTTAGTAATTAATTTGGATCATTTTGGAGGCAAAATATGGCTATGCAACCTGTTTATCTTAAAGAACATGAAGGAAATGTCCACAATTCTGTTGGACAGTTTTCATCTGTGACTTCAGCACCATGGTGGAGTAATGCCTATGGATCTCAACCTGTTTATGGAGGAGACTCTTGTGGCCAAATGAAACCTTTTTCACTAGAGCTTTCCAACTACATAGACCAACTTGCTCCGAGTAAGAACTTAGTTCGAGGAGTTGAACAATTGTTTGATAAAGGGCATACAAACCAATTCACCATCTTTCCAGGTACTTGTTATTCAATATAATTCCGGTTTTGAACGAATTGAATTTTGTTAAGTTGGTTCTGGCTAAACGTGCGttaaatataatatgatttatgtttggatacgtttatgtaaaagtgagttgaacataAATTGGAGACTAAATATCAATTGCAGAGGCAAAAGCTTCAAATTCTAATTTCAAGTTAGAATCAAACCAATTCTACTCGTAAGCATCTAAATATTTCAAAACCAATTCTACATCTCTAGAACTAAATTTGCATTCAAACATTTTCTGCTACAGATGATTGTAAGATGTCAGTTGATACACCAAATCATCAAGCAACCTTATCCCTGCAATCACCATTTGCTGCCGAGCCACTTAATCGATTTGAGCTAGGTTTTAACCAGTCTATGGTAAATCTTCTTATTAAAGCAATCCCTTTGATCATGTTTTAGTATTTTACTTTTGATGTACATAAattcattatgtttttattatccTTTCCATGCTAGATCTGTGCAAAATATCCGTATATGGATCAATTTTACGGGCTCTTCTCGACTTATGGACCTCAAATCTCGGTTTGTCTTCACCTCGGCTATTTTATTAATCTTTGTATATATCATGCAATGTCTATAAGTACTTGAATgtgaatttgttttatttacagTGTGTATGCTTACATGAGAAAGCCAGAAATCTGTTTACAACTATCTTGTTAGTATTCTTCTAAATCTTTCAAATGTAGAGTTGATTATGAAATTTGTTGTTAATGAGTTTTCGGCTTTATGAATGAATTGTAAGACAAGTAATGAAACAAAAACtagaagaaaattgaattatatgatgCAATCTGTGTTGAAGTTTTTGCATGTATTCAAGTTCTGCTTTTAGTTACTATTTGTTTATCTGCTGCAATATTTCATCAATTATTATTCATGTATGTAccaatatttaataaattaggGGCGAATTATGCTTCCGCTTAGCATGACATCTGACGACGGACCAACATACGTGAATGCTAAGCAATACCATGGAATCATCAGACGCAGGCATTCTCGTGCCAAAGCTGTGCTTCAGAATAAATTGATAAAGCGTAACAAGGTATGAAACTGAGTATTTTTCCTCACAACAATGTTCGAAAACTTGTGAAATagtatatttttccttttaccCTTTTTATACTTATATTAAGGTTTTGTATTTGTCTTGCAGCCATATATGCACGAATCGCGTCATCTACATGCAATGCGTAGACCAAGAGGATGCGGTGGTCGTTTCTTGAACACAAAAGTTTCTGCTAATGGAAACGGTAAAAGCGGGAGTGAAGAGAACGGAAACATTGGTGGCCTACAGCTGCAGTCCAGTGGTTCTCAGAGTTCCGAAGTCTTACAATCTGAGGTTGGAACTTTAAATTCGTCGAAGGAGACAAACGGAGGCAGTCCAAATGTCTCGGGGTCAGAGGTGACTAGCATGTATACACAGGGAGTTCTTGATAGCTTTACTGTCAATCATATCGGATCTACTGTCCACTCTTTGGGAGACATGATCGATACTGGACACGGTATCGTCATGCCAACAAAATGGTTTGCAGCAGCTGGCAGACAGCTGCTGGAACCATAAGTTTCGATTCAGAAAGGAAACAAGTGGGTTTGGTACAATGTGAAATATTTTGCACCAAACTCATCCTTTCCGAGACCAGATGAAGAAGCTATGTTTCAGTTTGTTGTGTTTACTACGACAAATTTAGTTTCGGAAGACTACTTTTCCATCTGGTGCTCAGGCAACTCATTCTTGGCTTATTCTCAGGAAACTCATCCTTGGCTCGTAATATTTAGTAGTATTGTCATTGTCTTTCCGCGCAGGCTTGCCGTGGCATGGTAGGCATGCTAATGACTTTGGTATTTTCATGCAGTTATAACTATGATGTGTCTTTGTttgttgttaaaataaaaaacatgaactCTAGCTAGGTGCATGTGTGTGTTTTTAATCTTGTCTACTAAGTTTGGTGTTTTGTAATGGATTTCTGACTTTATGGAGCAATGTATTGTAACTCTACTAAGAAGTGTAACATTTTATTTCTCCCTCTCTAAGGATTGTATAAGAACCTCTTATTTTCAGACTCTACTTAATCCTATTTTCTATGTctgtatgatttttatatttctaGGACAATCAAATTGGCTTGTAGAAGCTCAAAAGTATGCTCACAAAATAGGTACTTATGTAGGGAACTTCGTACTCTAATAATAACTGGTTATTAACGTTATAATTAAATGCAAAATTTGATAAGTAGTAGGGTTTGGTAAGTAATATAACAACACCATGTTGGCTTGGGATTCTGAATTGTGTTATTGGAGTACAACTCTTAAATAATGATCGTgatgtaaataatttaaatttgaagttACTAGATAAAAAGATAACATTATGTAATATATTATCAAATATATacgaaaaatataattttcatctatctcaattgaaaaaatatccGGGTTTTGGGTCTATTGTCAATGACGACATCTATTTTGCCGCCGTAACGGTGTTTCGTCGTGATTTTTGTTCACTCTGTAAAAACAGTGATTTGTGGCACCTataccttttttaaaaactggtttgtaaaaaatattttgatagtttttatcgaataaatataaatgtttaaaaaaaactcaacattAAAAATAGGATTAAATAGTTTGAAAATGGGCATTGATGGACATCAACTTCATAACGGGTTTCCTTCTGGTGAATTTTTCACACTTCTTATTGGAGAGTCGTGCAGACATGAATGAAAAATAAGTAGTTCGGATTTAACTAAACTTTCTTCTAGTCATAGGAGAGAATCCACatataatcaaaatatttatgaaacccctgaataaaaaattatgcatttgaATATAGCATAATAACCAACCATGGCTGGTGCAAGCACTGGTTCCTTCCCTATCTACCACAGACTCTTCAACCTTTCCTTTACTACCCATTCTTCCATTTCACACATCACCCTTAACTTCCcacacagaacaacaacaacaacaaccatttCTTCAAAACCCTTCAATCTAATCTCTCAATTATTCAACCCTCTTCATCCACCTCCTTCATTTTCATTCTATGAAGAAGAACAACAATTCTTTGAATCTGAATCTGAATCTGAATCTGAATCTGAATCTGAAACTGAAACTGAAACCTTACTTAACTCAGACCTAAATCAGGAAGCAGAATCAACCCAATCAAGAAGACTCTTTGTTGGAAACTTGCCATTTTCACTGTCTTCTTCACAATTGGCTCAACTCTTTGGAGAGGCTGGAAATGTTGTGTCTGTCGAGGTTTTCTTTCACCCTTTTCACTTTTTATCATTGCTTTATCCATATATGAGGAAATACTCAAACTAGTCATTGAAATTGTAGAGTTGTATCAATTTAGTTCCTCATTCCAAAATGGTCCCTCAAATTgcaaaattttaatcaattcagTTCATACTTGTAGGATTAGAATTACATTAAATTGAAACTAATGTGCGTGAATTTGAAACTAAAAGTGAATAATGTTTAAGTTTCATTTCATACACTTCTGATCCAAGGCGTGTCCAATGTTTGACATGTGTCTGTATATGAACCAACAGATgcgattacattcaattatgtcattttttcaaattactgcAAGTGCTGCGGTGTTATGTCCCGTGTCTGTGATTATTTTAGAATATTGATATGGGGGCTCTAGGTTGATAAAACCCTACAATTCCAAGGACAAACTTGAGTTTTGGCTTTTAATAAAGGCTTAAATAAGTCTTTCGTCTCTGCAAATATAgctcatttgaattttcgtccctgaagttactaatccttccaatctgccactgcaaaatttaatcatttaacttttggtcctaattaggtttttttgctgaggtgggctgtcattagcgacgtggtgcccatgtggcaagtgatgattgggcgAGGTGGTTGGCTTAAATAGctctttcgtccctgcaaatataggtcatttgaattttcgtccctgaagttattaatcaatgtaattagGACCATTTTTCAAATGGTTAATATTTGTAATGgcaaaatggaaggattagtaacttcagggacgaaaattcaaatggcttatatttgcagggatgaaagacctatttaagccttTAATAAATTTAAGATCTTTTTGGTTTTGAGATGTTATGGTGATCTAGTTTGTACCTACTTTGTTTGATTTGAGTTGTATGCAGATTTTGTATGATGACATCACAAATAGAAGCAGAGGATTTGCTTTTGTTACAATGGGGAACGTGGAGGATGCTGAAGAAGCAATTCGAATGTTTGATGGCACTGTAAGTCTCTGTTGCTGattacattttgattttcataatCCAAAGTGTGCCAAAATCATGGTGGTGGTGTTCTACAAGAACCTGCACCCTCTTTATAAACAACCTTCACTTGAACCCGGGTTATAAATTATTTGGTCATTGTCCTATAATAGCATATAgaatggtaattttttttaatgtattctATTGTAAATGAAGATGGAGGTGGACAATAAGACCTTAATATTTGGTGCTTAATCAAGTCATAGTTGTAAATTAGGTAGAGCCAATTTCTTGTTTTCTTGTCTTATTGTCATTTTGGGTATAAattaggccctgtttggataaatatCTTAATTAAGCACTAGTTACATAAGTGCTTctctataagctatttctataacaaaaaattaaataaagtcaagctttttcatataaactatcatggagagcttatgaaaataaggtgAAAGCTTCTTATAGACATGTAGAAATAGCCTATGGACATGTAGTCAGTAGATAAGTTAATTCAAATAGACTCAGATCATTTGGGAgatatctatattttttcttgatttaagAAATATCTTATCCAACTGGTTTTCTGATCCAAATTGTCAATTACAATTCTATTGTCTACTGCATCAAACAAACAAGCAAAGTTCAATTCTAATGGTAATGGCTATGATGTTGAACAGACAGTTGGAGGCAGGGCTATTAAGGTAAACTTCCCAGAAGTGCCCATAGTAGGAAAAAGGGTACAAATGGGCTCAACCTATAGAGGTTATGTAGATAGCCCTCACAAGATCTATGCTGGAAACCTTGGTTGGGATATGACTTCCCAGTATCTTAGAAAAGCCTTTGCTAAGCAACCAGGCTTACTGAGTGCCAAGGTCGTCTACGAAAGGAACAATGGAAAATCTCGCGGATATGGATTTGTCTCTTTCGAAACTGCTGAGGATGTAGAGGTTGCTTTGAGTGCTATGAATGGCGTGGTATGAATGAACAACTTTTGTCCATTATTAGTTTTGCAAATTTTGTTCATCTTGTGATATTTCAATAACTATGTAACAATTTTCTGTGTGTATAATGTACTGTTTTTCAGGAGGTTCAAGGCCGACCTTTACGACTGAAATTGGCTGTGGATAACAGGAAGCCTTCATCTCTTGATCAAAATAAAGGAAATAATGTTGATAGCTTGGAAATGTTATTTGGAATAAGCAAATGAGGTATACAAGTTTTCCTCCCCTCTGTTCAAAGTGGTCCCTCATGTCATATTTTTCTGTCAATTACTAATCATGTTGGCATACACTAACTACTAGATCAATGTCAATTATTTAGTTTTGTAATGATGGCGAGGGACCAGAACCCAAATCCTCTACAACCGGCTTTACCAACTTTACCGTGTAGTCGACTGTAGACTGTTAGATGAAAACATAGACAATTTCTCTATCTTAACCTAACGATCTATAATCGGCTGCAGTGTAAAGTTATCTATAGACGATCCAAATTAACCGTGCATCAATATCCCAAGTCCATAATCTGATGTAGATAGTCCTTTGAAAAGTAATGAATGCAGTAACCATGTTCAGTTGGCTCTTCAAATTTACATGTGATCTACAGTCTTTCATTAAGTAATGGAGATTCTTAATCTCATGAGATAATAGAGATTCATTTAAGggattaatatctttaattgcTAGTAAGCATGTACATTTTTGCAGTATGGAGCCTGAGGATATTTCAGCTTTCACCAAACTACGGAACCTTAGGATATCTTCACAGTGTAGAAAGACAGAAACTTGTGTATataacaaacaataaaaaaaaaacacagtcTTACTTTACTTTCCCGTTTAGAAAACAATTTCCACGCAAGGACAATGAACCTATGTTGTCACTTCTTTTATCCTCCGTTTTTAACATCATTATCTCTTCTTTTTCCTCTCATTTTTGCCGAAAGTCGCTATACATTTTTCTCTCAAAAGGTAGAAGTCTAAACTGTGAAAACTTGAGGCAAAACGCTTGCAGTCTTCCACGATTGATCCCAAATAGAACTGTTGGTGTTAAGTCTCATTGATGGAGGTGATCACATTAGATGAATCTAACTCAACAATCAGCTTTAGAAACAACATATCCTTTGCAAATTCCAATCCCTTAAGCAATCCAAACCTTCTGCCATATCTGACTCTTGCGACGCCAATATGCAACAGCACTTCACTGCAACAACCATACCTTCTGTGTATCGAATAACCGCTGCTAATTCCCATTTTTCGTCACTATTCTGACCAGCTACGTCCACATTCAACTTGAAAGAATTACCTACAGGTGGTGTCCACCGCACTGCTGATATCTGAACCGGAATATGATGCATCACAGCTTGTACTAACATggtatcaactgagttaaattcTTGAGAATTCTATTCTTTCCGATCTGAATGTATTAGTTTGCCACTTTTGAAAGAATACAATTTGGAGGTTGAGGAGACCAAATTCTACGACCTTGCTGATATGGTAACCAGTTATCACCCCAAATTTTAGTACTTTTACCATCACCAACTCTCCAAAGACCAACATGATCGATAACCTCCATTCGATCTTGAAGAATACTCCTCCAAGTGTAACTTGGATTATATCCAAGAGTTGCATTGAGGAAGTTGGTTCTTGGAAAGTATCGCCTTTTCAAGCAACTACCGAACAAACTTTCTTCATTCTGAATAATACGCCATCCTTGCCTTGCCAACATAGCTAAGTTAAAACTCCTTCATGGTTTTGAATCCCGTCCCaccttcatttttctctttacaTGTGGAATTTCATCAAAATCTACTAATCATATTTTCAATGTATTCACACAGGCTATCCGGGATCTTGAAACAACTCATGACATATGCCGGAATCACTTGGACTACTGCTTTAATGAGAACCTCTAGCTGCAAAGGACATATGATTTCTTTTCCAACCTTTCAACTTCTTCCAAACTCTATCTTGGACAaagttgaatatatgttgtttaGATAGATCTCCCTACGTAGgatgaatattttataaataaaactagCATGTGAATTGTAAATTGCGAAGGGAACTCCGCGAAAATATGAAATCCCTCTCAAATTACCTGGTCGCAAAGTTTTGAGCCATtatcaatgaaatattttataattttctgtCACTAATTTTTAACAATGACTTTTTTTTGTAGTGGAGAAAATatactttatttatatttggtGATTAAGTCTCTTGTCAAAACATTCTTGACGTGCTAACTTAGTTGTAATAGCTCAACATTGTAATATGATTAAAGTAGtgagtttaaatttattttgtaaaggACCGCCGCGATTTTAGACCACCTGTATAATAAATGAACTACtgaaaatgatttgaaatcACCTGAGAATCCACACCATCAAAACCAAACCACGACTGCACTAGCTGCCACAGAGTACTAAATGTGCTGCATGAGAGAAAATCCaaagaaactaaattatttttctaaaaaaagtgatttttatcacagtaaacaaacacaaaatagattctgatttttcataaaatctctaaattattaaaagggattttttgttacaaaattagttcaatcttttaaaatatattttctctctcctctaaaaaatatttattttttgagaaactgctcttaacagcttctcatttgaagctgtttttagattatttttagattataattttttttttaaattgtaacaaacgaatgcaaaactcttaaaagtggttttttttttttaaaaagtgattttttcgtgaaaaaagctataacaaacgggctTTTAGTTTTTCATTGACAAACTCTCTATATTCAACGTTATTGCATTGTGTGAGAAGTTGATggataatataaataattatattcgTTTATTGTATTTATAATATGGATAGTTTGGTcctttctaatatatatatatatatatatatatatatatatatatatatatatatatactatattgTAACGAGTTATGATACGTCGACCACCTTATGTGGACAAACACCCCATGCCACTCTTAGTTGGCcatatttaacaacaaaaaaaaatttgcctAATCCATGTcataccaaacaaaaaattgtgcTTCTTTCCTCTCGTTCATTCAGTCCAGTTTCTCTCTCCCCCTGTTCTAGTTTTTTGCCGGCGAGAAGAATTTTGCCATCAATCACTTTACCTTCTTCAATCAATTCAGTAGGGTGAAAAAGGGGTTATTGATGCTCGCGACTCTCTATCTCTCTTTGTCTCACGTCTCGTTCGCTCTCGACGGCCTTCAAACTCTCTGTTCTTCTCCAATTCTCTGTTTTCGATTCTTGTAAGTTTTGTCACCTTCTTCAGCGCTAACTCCTGATTCATATTCCATACATAAGGTTATTAGGGTTTATATTTGCGTTTGTGCTTGTGTTTTTCAATTCCATGTGATTGCATGTGTTCAATGTTCAATGTCAATTCAAATTGAGCTTGTTCAATATTTGATGTTGATTGTAAGTGATTGTGTTTATTCTTGTGGTTTTGTCAATTTCAAATTTGTGAAAGAACACAATTGATCTAAGGAAATGTTGACATCCCTAATGCTAAGGttatatgttttaattatttgtatatCACAAATTATCCTATGAAAACTATATCCTTTTAAGCCAACCTATCATGTAAAATTTAGATAACCAAAACAATGAACAATGCGATTACGCCTGAGTAAATGTGGTTACGCCTTTGTAAAATTATGGTTATATGCTTCAGTTAATTGGTTAGTAGAATTATCATTTtaagaatatataattttaagcAAACCTATCACTGAAATACCAATTGTGATCAACTTTTAAGTTTCATGCACTGGAATtgctttaattttatgtttgcaGATTAGTAAACTTATAGATGAGTAATTTTaatacagaaaaataaaatatggttaCGCCTTTGTAATTATTGGGAAGTCTTTCTCAATTTTGGTTAGTTTTTGTGAAGCCTGTTAAAGATGAACAATAGTTCACCTCTCACCCATGCTCATTAGTCAAGATTATCTAGTTTTCCCAAATCTATTCCTTTCACATAATTTAGGTGGATAAATAGTAAGAAAGAGATAAAATGTACCTCAAACCTCATTTTTGGATAAAACGTGGTTCCACTTTTGATAAAACTTGCAACTTATAAAAGAAGTTGTTTATGGTCAGACGAACCTTAAATGTGGTGAACTAGTGTGCTTTGATGTTCATTTGGCCTAAAATGTCATTCTTTTTAAACAGGAAGTTACGGTTAACCATAAATTTGGTCTGTGTGACCACAATCTTTCAATTGTGTGACCAtcattttttcagatttttgaatttcttttctCAACCATTACACTACCCAGTTGATTTCCCGTGGTAATTATTCTATCATTGTCTAGCCGACAAAATGGTTATGTGTATGCGATGAATGTCAATtagtttgtttgatttcataagtgttttgtgtttgtgttaATGCCTTTCCTTATATGTCGCCTTTGGAATTCTTGTTTATTACAGTTACGTCTCATGCATGAATGTAAGTCAAAGTATATTACTAAAGTCAACGAGAAGCTTACCGAACTTCAAAGGTTTCTCAATGTCAGAAAAAACCATTTAAATGAAGGTGTCGAGGAGGACGTCTCCATGGATGAGATTGAAAGAGTTATTGAAAGGGAGGTGGAAAATGTATCAGATGATGAAGCACATCATGCATCAAATTTGTTGACTATAATTAAGGACAAGCCAAGAGACCGTGTAAAAAGTGGGGTTCTGCTTTCATCGTGGGTGAAGAATGGACGCATAAAGAAGATGATTTAAATTAGTGTAGTGTTTTGATATGATTGTAATGTAGAATTTTTTTGAtgctattttttaattagtaggaTCATGTCGCACCTATAATATTAATGGAAACACCATATGTTGTTAGTTACTAACATTGTTGAACTATATATCTTGCAGTTTATTGAGTCACTCTGCATGTTATGTAATATATACTGTTTATTGGGAGGTTTTGTGTAACTACATTTTTTAAGACGCGTgaccacaatttttttagaaattagaaCTTGTCCGTCTTTAGGCGTGAAAAACTCGCAGATTGTAAAAGAAGTTATTTATGGCCGGAAAGGCTTTTAGTGTAGTGATCAAATTAGATTATGTGTTCGATTCGCCTgaaacaatattatttatacTTGGGAAAGATAAACTAGCAAAATATATGGTctgtgtgaccacattttttaaggtgcgtgaccactattttttcagAAATTAGAACTTGTCCGTCTTTAGGCGTGATAAACTCACAGATTGTAAAAGAAGTTATTTATGGTTGGAAAGACTTTTAGTGCAGTGATCAAATTAGATTAGGTATGTTGGACCATTACCATAAGTGATTAACGACTGTTAACCATGACTTATGTGAATTATTTCATATCCATGACAGTCTTTGGGAAAatcctttcaatttttttaagattacTTTAAACTTATGAGAGAAATATCATTGGTGTGTCCATTTTACATGTCATTTAATGTTATGAAgtgataaaatagtcacaaatgATAATTTGGACGCTCAGAAAAATTGTGGTTACTCTAATGATAAAAAGTGGTTAAACGGTTTAAAAATTTAGTTAGTTTTCCAtctctgtaaatttttttagatatcTATAAACTTATTAGAGAAATTCCAAGAGTACCCCCCTTTTATGTGTCTTGTACTGTTATGAGGTCATAGAAAAGcaatgaatgataattttgacACACAGAAAAATTGTTGTTACTCCTTTGATTAAAATTGGTTAAACGATTTAGATATTTGGTTGGTTTTCCAGCcctgtcaaattttttatatttctctaAACTTATCAGAGAAATATCATGAATGTTCCCCTTTTATTCGACGACAACATGCACAAAATCAATTTGATCCGACGACAACAGACACAAATTCAACAGTGACTCTGGGTGTTGGGTTTTGATTCGACGGTTAATTGGTGGAGGTCGGTGGTGGTTGGAGACTGGGGTTGGGTTACTGGAGGGAGATGGAGAGATCATGTTTTGAGAGAGAAGCTCTGCTTTTGCTGcatctgtgttttttttttttttttgagagatagagagagtgAATAGTAATTGaatgtttttccttttcatttttattggctatttctttttattttttttattttttttttaattcctcttTACCTTGTCACcatgaatcaatttttaatgatttcCTTGTCATGTCATGAGTGGTAGGAGAGGGTGTACACTTAAAAGTGTGTCCACCAATCTTTTTCCGATTGTAACCCTTGTTCCGTAAActttattcatgtgattgaaaCCATAAGTTAAAGGATGTTCTCTTTTCATCTGATCTTGTTCTTCCTCGCTATTTTTATATGTTCACAATTGCTAACACTTAAGATATTACGGTAAAAAGAAATTCTTCGGATATATATAGGGTTGcactattataattttttttgtttgaaaaagttaaactaGTGCACTGTTATAATTTTAATGGATGCTATAACATTACATGGAATT is from Medicago truncatula cultivar Jemalong A17 chromosome 1, MtrunA17r5.0-ANR, whole genome shotgun sequence and encodes:
- the LOC11435082 gene encoding nuclear transcription factor Y subunit A-10, giving the protein MAMQPVYLKEHEGNVHNSVGQFSSVTSAPWWSNAYGSQPVYGGDSCGQMKPFSLELSNYIDQLAPSKNLVRGVEQLFDKGHTNQFTIFPDDCKMSVDTPNHQATLSLQSPFAAEPLNRFELGFNQSMICAKYPYMDQFYGLFSTYGPQISGRIMLPLSMTSDDGPTYVNAKQYHGIIRRRHSRAKAVLQNKLIKRNKPYMHESRHLHAMRRPRGCGGRFLNTKVSANGNGKSGSEENGNIGGLQLQSSGSQSSEVLQSEVGTLNSSKETNGGSPNVSGSEVTSMYTQGVLDSFTVNHIGSTVHSLGDMIDTGHGIVMPTKWFAAAGRQLLEP
- the LOC11435081 gene encoding RNA-binding protein CP33, chloroplastic; this translates as MAGASTGSFPIYHRLFNLSFTTHSSISHITLNFPHRTTTTTTISSKPFNLISQLFNPLHPPPSFSFYEEEQQFFESESESESESESETETETLLNSDLNQEAESTQSRRLFVGNLPFSLSSSQLAQLFGEAGNVVSVEILYDDITNRSRGFAFVTMGNVEDAEEAIRMFDGTTVGGRAIKVNFPEVPIVGKRVQMGSTYRGYVDSPHKIYAGNLGWDMTSQYLRKAFAKQPGLLSAKVVYERNNGKSRGYGFVSFETAEDVEVALSAMNGVEVQGRPLRLKLAVDNRKPSSLDQNKGNNVDSLEMLFGISK